Part of the Triticum urartu cultivar G1812 chromosome 2, Tu2.1, whole genome shotgun sequence genome, GCCTCACCCATGGGTTAGTGTAGGGGTGCAAGTGTGTGTTTTTAGAAGTTGATGGCAAGCACATAGTCGTTGAGGATGCTTTTTAATAAAGAAGCTACAACGATGGAGGCCTCAACGATGATAAGGGTGTCATCGATGTATTATAGCATAGTGGGTGAAATGTGGGTGTAGTTGGATGGTGCAATACAAGTGGTTTTTATTTTGTCTGATCAATCGTTGTAGAAGGTCcacaactatgaggaagagaaaGGGAAAAGGGAGTCTTCTTGTCTTAGCGAGTTTTTAGGTTAATCCAAACCCTTGGAAGCCCGTTAAGTAGAATGGCAGTCTTGCCGGTGGAAAAGATGTTTTTTACCCATGAGCAACATAGGACGGGGAGTAGATCCTATATTGTAGTCTTTCTGAGTAAAGGAGGAAACATAATAATGTTTGAGGATAATATCGAGTTATTCTTAACAGTAATCCAAACATTTACTGTACAAACCAACACCAATGACCATGTAAAGAAACTAGCCATGTTAAATTGCAGTGAACCACCTAGTTTTTATGTACAATACACAATAAGAGTCAAAGTTATGAAATTTGCACCACTTTATTTGTTTAGTACAAATCAACAGAGGGTTTCATCTTTGCATGCCCCCTTTGATTCAAAAGTACCATTAAGATTCTTATTCCTTGTGTATTTTTCCTACCAAAATATTTTTGTGTAAGAATACTTTGATTTTCTTAGGACACGAATATCTAGCGACCGTCGGACTTTTAGGCAAGACAAATCaaacgtttttcatggcaaatcATATTCGACGAGGATGACAAGTTTAGTTGGCAAGCATGGCAAATCCATCCCAGTTTATTTTTTGGTCAAAAAATTTGCCGTGCTTCCAAACTAAATTTACCATCATCACGTCAATGTAAATTGCCATGAAAAAGTCAGATTTGCCATGTCTACAAATCTGACGTCAGGTTTTTATGTCTCTATTTTCTTATATACCGTAGAATACTGCGCATGTAATTCTAAAAAAAGAAAGTATCCATTTGAGTTTACATTCTAAATATTTTTCTTTATATTTTTATTTAAATGTtcaatacttatggcacatctagatgtgctttaccaaaattgatatgataacaatGGCAAACCTCTATTCACTCAAAACTAGTCTTGTGCTTATACCCTTTGTATGACCAAACAACTTCTATTATGTTTTCATTTAACATGGAATCATATCATGAGTTCTCATGACATCTACTCCCTCCGATTCGAATTACTTGTCTTTGAGTctagatacctccgtatctagacaaattcAAAACGTAGGGAGTACTGATTTCTCACCGAAAACCACTGATTCTTGCATGTACTACTACTGTACTTGCATCTCTTCATGAAAGAAATCCGGCCAGAACATGATCCATTTCCTTATCCCCTCGAAGCCAGCGGCGGCATAAACCAGCTCCCCGCACACCTCCTCGCCCGCTTTCCCTCCCTTTGACTCCTCCCACCACCAAAACCGCGGGCCGCATCCCGCGCCGCCCACCGGCGGCAAAGCCACCGCCGCTTAATAAAACCGCCGCGACCGGCGCACACCAACCCCCACCCAGCCATGGCGTCCTCTCTCCTCACCACCCCGTCCCAGACCCTCGCCCCCACGCCCGCCGCGGCGCGCGCCCGCGGGTACTCGCCGGGGGCGGCCCAGGTGTCCTTCTCCTCGCCCCGCCTCCCGAGCCGCCGCGCGCTGCGCGTGCGCGCGTCGGTCGCGATCGAGAAGGAGGTGCCGGAGAACGAGGCGCCGACGACGTTCCTGCGGGAGGACGGCTCCGGGGCCGGGTCCGGGTCCGTGCGCGAGCGGTTCGAGGGCATGATCCGGCGGGTGCAGGGGGAGATCTGCGCCGCGCTCGAGGAGGCCGACGGCAGCGGGAAGCGGTTCGTGGAGGACGTCTGGTCGCGCCCCGGGGGCGGCGGGGGCATCAGCCGGGTGCTCCAGGACGGCAACGTGTTCGAGAAGGCCGGGGTGAACGTGTCCGTCGTCTACGGGGTCATGCCCCCGGACGCCTACCGCGCGGCCAAGGGTGCCGCGAAGAACGGGGCGGCCGATGGGCACAAGGCTGGGCCTGTGCCCTTCTTTGCCGCTGGCATCAGCTCGGTAAGAGCTTGTTTCCTTGTGCATTGACATGAAAAGTTGGATCTGCTTTGAATTAGGATGCAATGTCCCAATTTTGGACATTGTGATGCCTTGCAGTTTTTAGGATGTGTAACCAGAAGTGTGTTTATGTGTGGTACATTGTAGTTGCATGTAACTTATTTGGCCTTTAGACAATAGGGTGTGTGCAAACTGTCAGCAGATCATCGAAGCCTGTTCTCTGCAGCTTGACAACAAGAGTCTAGATTCTTCACATTTCTGATGCCATGAACCTATTTTATCTTCATGGTCTCCATAGCACTCAAATATTTCATCTAATCTACAGAGTTAATCTTGTGTGCGGTGAGTGAACTGCAGTTATGGGGCTGATCTATTTGCTGCTACTGCTTTAAAAACATAATTCCAGAACAGTATTTGCTTCCCAGAGATGATTCTTGTTGATATCAAATGGATCTGATCATTTTAGAGGTTTAGTGGTAACTGTTGCATTAAGGCAGTGGTACCCTGAAACCTGAATTAGGGGTGTGTTTTCTCCATTTTATCATTTTTGTATTCCAAGCACTGGTCCGTTAATCATTTACTTTTGTTATACTGCTTATTTTTATCTCCTATCAATTTCTTTTACTAAGATTGTCTGTTAGTTCAACACTTTTTAGTGTTATACCATATTTGGGGGTGTATTAATGGTTGCTTGTTTATACTTTCAGGTTCTTCATCCCAAGAACCCATTTGCTCCAACATTGCATTTCAACTATCGTTATTTTGAAACAGATGCACCAAAAGGTATTTCTGCTAGCAAATTTCGAAATATCATTTTGTAATTTATGTAGCGTCATTTCATCCTATATTTTTAATCATTATCCAAGGTCATTATCTAATTTTCTGCCTGCAATTTTTGATATGTACACCAGTTCATGTATAAAGGCCCATAATACACAGCAATTACACTCTTTTCCTTTTCCTTTATGATAATGTACAAGATTTGACTCCCCAAATACCTCTATTGGAACTCAGCAAAATTACTAATGTCTAAATTCAAATTTTAAGCATGGCCATCGctgttaatattttttgaattaaTTGGCAATTAGTTTAAGTCACTCAAATGTTCTTCATTGTTAGGAACTGTGATCTTTAATACTCAATAGGCTATAATTTCCAACTGTAGATGTACCTGGTGCACCAAGGTCATGGTGGTTTGGAGGTGGTACTGATTTGACTCCTTCCTATCTCATTGAAGAGGATGTGAAGCATTTTCATTCTGTATGTTAGCGCTTCCTACGTCTTTCAAATCTATGCTTCATACTCACAGGCACCCACCCACTTTCTGATAATATCAGTAGTATCATGCTATCTGGGTTCCTTCCTAGTTATTATTCTAATGCTATACTTATTTCTGAaattttgctatttttttctatCTCTATTCCTGTATTACACATGCTTAATAAATCAAATGGGATGTTGTTGACTTCTATAGCATAATTTGTTTTCATCACACAAAGGGAAACACCTTACAGTCCTGTAGTTTGCACTTTGACAGTCCAACCCATTTGACATAAGACATATGACCTTCACCTTCACCTTCTTGAACCCATATTTGTGCAATTGTACATCTGGTTGCTGGGTTACAAAGAGTGACGCTTTAATGAGCAAGACTCTTTTATGATGTTGTTAACCTTGGGAAGAATTAGAACAGCAGAAACTGAAGAGCGTGTGCCTGCTAATTAATGTTGATTAATGGGTAGTCTTGACAGTCGAACACTTTAGATGGTGATCCTGTGTGTGGAATATAACTCATTTTGATGTTTTTTTGTCTGATTTCAGGTTCAAAAACAAGCTTGTGATAAGTTCGATCCAAGTTTTTACCCAAGATTCAAAAAATGGTGCGATGATTATTTCTATATTAAGGTATGATGATTTTTTCACTGTGTACTACTCAGTTGTACTATATAGAGAATTTGTTCTATGTTCCTTTTGCAATTGCATGACTTGTCAAGTTTACAAAAGTATGTGTTGATTGATGACTTGGTACGAACACCTACAGTTTTCCGACAAAATAATCTTGATAATGTTGCTGTGTAATTGTACTGGGTAGTTGCTAATCCTGGAAATGAGATATTGTTTGTTCTTGGCTAGGTAGACTCTTGGTAAACTATCAGTGGTTACATGTAAACGTTCCAGCGCTCATAGTTTGTCTTTCGATGCAGCATCGTAATGAGAGACGTGGGCTTGGCGGAATATTTTTTGATGATCTTAATGATTATGACCAAGACATGCTTCTGAACTTTGCTACAGGTAAATCTCCTAAGTCCTTGCATGATGAGCAAAAAATGGAGTGAATTGAATTCAAGTAGCTTGGTACACTGATTCCTGTATCAGTCTCTACTTGGGATATATTGAACTTGCAGGGCTCCATATATTTGGACCTTCTTCCTCCCTTTTTTTAGTTTAACCCGGTGAATCTATGCAATCCTACTAGACAAATTGCTCTGAATTGCAGAACTATAGCTATAAGCTATGATAACAAGACTTACTTGCCTTTCCTTTCTGCAGAGTGTGCCAGTTCTGTAATTCCTGCATACATACCCATCATAGAACGTCGCAAAGACACTCCAttcaatgaggagcagaaggcaTGGCAGCAAGTGCGGAGAGGTCGCTATGTGGAGTTCAACCTTGTAAGCAAGCTTACTTGAACACAATCACAAGTGATATTCTTGCTTCAGTGTCTTTGTTTGGTTTTAATGTATGCTTTCCTTTGAAGGTCTACGATCGTGGCACCACATTTGGACTCAAGACCGGGGGAAGGATCGAAAGTATACTTGTCTCCTTACCACTCACTGCACGATGGGAGTATGACCATGTAAGCTAAATGTTCCCTTTTACCCTCCTTACAAGCTCAATAAGTAGCATGGGAAGTGTCATGTTTTCTTGCTTTAGAACCGTATAACTTTTGATATTGTACTGTCTGAATTGTTGAATTTTCAATGAGGGTCCCGTATAGGGTTCTTATGTATGTTAAATGGACCATTTTAGATTGAGTCCATGCAACTGATCTTGTAACATTCGTAGCATCCTCAAGGCCCTGCAAGTTGGCTAACATATGACCTTTTCGTTTGCAGAAACCTGAGGAAGGGAGCGAAGAGTGGAAGCTTCTCGACGCGTGCATAAATCCAAAGGAGTGGCTCTGATTAGCTGAGGTTGTTTGTTCTTTCAGTCTTTTTGTTAGTGTTCCTCACTCTGTGTAGCCTTGAGATCCCCAGCCATGTGTAGTTCCTTTTTTGCTCTGTAGAGTTTTTGATAAGCACATGAAGGTGTAACGGTTTAGTTCCATCAAGCTTTGTACCTGCTGTACCTGTTTCCTTCCGAGATGAATGAAGGATAAACTGTGCGGTTGGAATTGTCCTTGCCTCCTTGGTACTCTTTGTACTGAAATTTTGGCTCTCCAACATGCCTCTATTAGTGATATTACTAGAGCCATTCATCAATCTTGTGTCCAAACCGAGGAGCCATTCTTCAATTTGGGCATTCTGGTGCTACTATCCAACATTCATTTTTCCTG contains:
- the LOC125539515 gene encoding oxygen-dependent coproporphyrinogen-III oxidase, chloroplastic — protein: MASSLLTTPSQTLAPTPAAARARGYSPGAAQVSFSSPRLPSRRALRVRASVAIEKEVPENEAPTTFLREDGSGAGSGSVRERFEGMIRRVQGEICAALEEADGSGKRFVEDVWSRPGGGGGISRVLQDGNVFEKAGVNVSVVYGVMPPDAYRAAKGAAKNGAADGHKAGPVPFFAAGISSVLHPKNPFAPTLHFNYRYFETDAPKDVPGAPRSWWFGGGTDLTPSYLIEEDVKHFHSVQKQACDKFDPSFYPRFKKWCDDYFYIKHRNERRGLGGIFFDDLNDYDQDMLLNFATECASSVIPAYIPIIERRKDTPFNEEQKAWQQVRRGRYVEFNLVYDRGTTFGLKTGGRIESILVSLPLTARWEYDHKPEEGSEEWKLLDACINPKEWL